The Streptomyces sp. DG1A-41 genomic sequence GGCACGGACTGTCGTACACGAGCTTCGCGTACGGCCCGCCGCGGCTGTCGGGACACACGGTCGAGGCCGACATCACCAACACGGGCCGGCGCCACGGCCGTTCCGTCGCCCAGCTCTACCTGCGCCGGCTGCGGACCCCCGTCTGGCCGCGCACGCTGGAACTGCACGGCTTCCAGGCAGTCGACCTGGCGCCGGGCGAGACCCGCACCGTCGCGTTCCCGCTCGGCGCCGACTTCCGTACGGCCGTCCCGCCCGGCACGGTGGTCGAGTTCCGGGTCGCGGCATCCGCGCGGGCCGCCCTGACCGCCGTACCGACTCAGAGCTTCACGGCCCCCGAGGAAACCCCCTTGTAGAACCACCGCTGGGTGATGACGAACAGCACCAGCACGGGAATCACCGAGATCACCGAGCCCGCCATCACCATGCGCTGGTCGTAACCGAAGGACGAGGTCTGGAGCCGTGCCAGGCCCAGCGTCAGCGTGAAGTGGTCCTCGGTGCGCAGCACGATCAGCGGCCATAGGAAGTCGTCCCAGGCGCTGATGAAGGTGTTGATGGTGACGACGAGGATCGCGCCGTAGGCGGACGGCAGGTAGAGGTACCGGAAGCGTTTCCACTCGCCCGCTCCGTCCAGCATCGCCGCGTCCTCGATCTCGCGCGGCACGGCGAGGAACGCGGCCCGCATGATGAGGACGTTGATCGCGGCGACGAAGCCGGGCAGCCAGACGCCGACCAGGTTGTCGACCAGGCCCATGTCCCGGATGCTGAGGAACAGCGACACCATGATCGACTCGAAGGGGAACATCATGGACGCCAGCAGCACCACCCAGACCAGCTTGCGGCCCTTCCAGCCCGGCTTGGACAGCATGTAGCCGGCCATGGTGGAGAAGACGAGCTGGCTGGTGATGGACAGCACGGCGACGAACACGCTGTTCCTGATGTACGTCCACACCGGCACCTGGTCGAAGACCTCGCGGTACGCCCGCAGCGACGGGTGACGGGGGATCAGGGAGGCGCCCGCGCCGAAGACGTCCTCGCCCGCGCCCTTGAGGGACGACAGCAGCTGCCACAGCAGCGGGCCGACGGTGATGAAGAGGACGAACACCAGCAGCAGGTAGCGGACGACCAGTTCGCGCGGGCGGCCGTAGTCGCGCCAGCGGGGCATCGGACGTCGGCCCTTGTCGACGGCTGTCGTCATGCCTCGTCCTCCTTCGTCAGGCGCTGGGCGAGCAGCGTGAGGCCAAGGGTGAGTGCGAACAGGGCGACGCTGACCGCCGCTCCGTAGCCGGCGTTGCCGGTGAGCGGGTCGAGGCCGACGTCGCGGATGTAGAAGGGCAGCGTGCGGTCGGCGCCGCCGGGGCCGCCCGTGGAGCCGCCGAGCATGTAGATCTCGGTGAAGACCCGCAGGGAGCCGATGCCGGTCAGGGTGCCGACCAGCATCATCGACTGGCGTACGCCGGGCACGGTGACGTTCCAGAAGCGGCGCACGGGACCCGCCCCGTCCACGGCCGCCGCCTCGTGCAGTTCCCTGGGGACGTTCCCGAGGGCGGCCAGGTAGAAGATCATGTACCAGCCGAGGCCCTTCCACAGCGTCAGGCCCATCGCCGAAAGCAGGATCAGCCACGAGTCGGACAGGAACGGGATGGCCTCGCGGATGATGTGGGCCTTCTGGAGCCAGGTGTTGACCAGTCCCTGGTCGCTCAGCAGCCACTGCCAGCTCAGGCCGACGACCACGCTGGAAGCCAGGACCGGCGTGTAGAACGCCGAACGGAAGAAGCCGATGCCCGGCAGGTTCTTCTCGACGAGGATCGCGAGCAGCAGCGGCAGCAGCACCATCAGCGGGACGACGAACAGCGCGTACAGCAGGCTGTTGCGGGTGGCCAGCCAGAAGTCCGGATCGCTCAGCATCCGGCGGTAGTTGGCGAGACCGACGACGTCGTACGCCCCGCCGAGCGGCTTGGCGTCGGTGAAGGAGACGACGACCGTGTTGAGGAACGGAAAGACCCCGAACACGGTCGCGCCGACGATCGCCGGGGTCATCCACAGCCAGGGCAGCCACCAGCGGCGGTAGAGCGCCGCGCCCCCCGCGTCGGCGCTCGGGCCGGGCGTGACGAAGCGGAGGGCGCGGCGCAGGGGCCCCGGCGGGCCGGGCGCGGGCGAAGCGCCGGGGCGTCGGGCGCCCGCACCCGGGGGAGCGGGGACGGGCGCCTTGTGGACGGTCGGTTGGGTCATCCTCAACTGCCCTGCTCGATCAGCTGGTTCGCCTTGGACTGCGCCTCCTTCAGAGCGTCCTCGGCGCTCTTCTTGCCTTGCATGGCCAGCTGGATCTGGGCCGAGATGGCGTTCAGCTCACCGGGCGTCAGCGCGATCTCGTCGGCCGTGGCGGTCTTGCGGTCACTGGCGACGATCTTGCGGGCCTGGGCGAAGGGGTCGTCGCCCTTGACCGACTGGAAGAACGGGTCGTTCAAGGAGGCCGTGGTGGACGGGAAGATGACGACGTTCGGGTCCTTGGCCCACTCCAGCTGGTTCTCGGCGTTCGTCAGGAACTGCGCGAAGGCCAGCGCCGTCGAGGCGTTCTTGCTGGTGGACGCGACGCCGATGTACTGCGGGGCGCCGACCGTGTGGCCGAGGGCGTCCAGCATGTAGCGGGCCACGCCGGTCTTCTTGTAGACGCTCGGGTTGTTCTGCTGGATGAACCGCAGGAAGTTGGGGTTGGTGGGGCCGTAGACCAGCTTGCCCTGGCCGTAGACGTTGGCCGGGTCCTGCGTGGAGGACAGCGAGTCCCTCGGCATGCCGCCGGCCTTGTACAGGCTTGTCATGGCCTCGACCCACCGAGCCGTCTTCGGGTCGTCGGCGAAGGTGAACTTCTTGCCGTCCGGGGAGAGGACCTTGATGCCCATCTGCTGCCAGTCGGCCGGGATGCGCAGCTGCGGGTTGGCGAGGAACGCGTAGTACTTGCCGTCGGAGGCCTTGGCTATCTTCTCCGCGTCGTCGAACAGGCCGAGCACGGTCGCCGGAGGTTTCGCCGGGTCCAGGCCCGCCTTCTTCATCAGGTCGGTGTTGAAGGTCTGCACGATGCCGCCGGAGTACCAGGGCAGCACGCTGTGCACCTTCTTGCCGTCCGCGTCGGCGTACATGCTGGACTTCCACAACGCGGGCACGAACGGCTTGCCCGCGTCCGGTGCCTTGTCGTCCAGGTTCAGCAGGTACCCGTTCTTCGTCAGCGCCACCGCCGTGTTGACGTTGATGTTCACCACGTCCGGCAGCGTGCAGCCCTGCGCGTCGGCGACCAGGCGCTGGGTGAAGGTGGCGTCGCCCGGGTCGTCGATCCAGTTGACCTTGGTGCCGGGGTGGGCCTGCTCGAAGGCGGCGATGACGCCGTTGAAGTACTTCCCGAAGTCCTTCTTCAGGTTGGTGGTCTGGAAAGTGATCTTTCCCTTGACGTCGCCGGAGAGCTTGCCGGAACCGACGTTGCCCTTGTCGACCTTGCAGCCGCCGGCCGTGGCGTCACCGCCGCCGGAACCGCCGCCGGACAGGCCGCAGCCTGCGGCCGTCAGCGTCAGGACGAC encodes the following:
- a CDS encoding carbohydrate ABC transporter permease — its product is MTTAVDKGRRPMPRWRDYGRPRELVVRYLLLVFVLFITVGPLLWQLLSSLKGAGEDVFGAGASLIPRHPSLRAYREVFDQVPVWTYIRNSVFVAVLSITSQLVFSTMAGYMLSKPGWKGRKLVWVVLLASMMFPFESIMVSLFLSIRDMGLVDNLVGVWLPGFVAAINVLIMRAAFLAVPREIEDAAMLDGAGEWKRFRYLYLPSAYGAILVVTINTFISAWDDFLWPLIVLRTEDHFTLTLGLARLQTSSFGYDQRMVMAGSVISVIPVLVLFVITQRWFYKGVSSGAVKL
- a CDS encoding sugar ABC transporter permease translates to MTQPTVHKAPVPAPPGAGARRPGASPAPGPPGPLRRALRFVTPGPSADAGGAALYRRWWLPWLWMTPAIVGATVFGVFPFLNTVVVSFTDAKPLGGAYDVVGLANYRRMLSDPDFWLATRNSLLYALFVVPLMVLLPLLLAILVEKNLPGIGFFRSAFYTPVLASSVVVGLSWQWLLSDQGLVNTWLQKAHIIREAIPFLSDSWLILLSAMGLTLWKGLGWYMIFYLAALGNVPRELHEAAAVDGAGPVRRFWNVTVPGVRQSMMLVGTLTGIGSLRVFTEIYMLGGSTGGPGGADRTLPFYIRDVGLDPLTGNAGYGAAVSVALFALTLGLTLLAQRLTKEDEA
- a CDS encoding extracellular solute-binding protein; this translates as MHARRLTGSLTCLVVLTLTAAGCGLSGGGSGGGDATAGGCKVDKGNVGSGKLSGDVKGKITFQTTNLKKDFGKYFNGVIAAFEQAHPGTKVNWIDDPGDATFTQRLVADAQGCTLPDVVNINVNTAVALTKNGYLLNLDDKAPDAGKPFVPALWKSSMYADADGKKVHSVLPWYSGGIVQTFNTDLMKKAGLDPAKPPATVLGLFDDAEKIAKASDGKYYAFLANPQLRIPADWQQMGIKVLSPDGKKFTFADDPKTARWVEAMTSLYKAGGMPRDSLSSTQDPANVYGQGKLVYGPTNPNFLRFIQQNNPSVYKKTGVARYMLDALGHTVGAPQYIGVASTSKNASTALAFAQFLTNAENQLEWAKDPNVVIFPSTTASLNDPFFQSVKGDDPFAQARKIVASDRKTATADEIALTPGELNAISAQIQLAMQGKKSAEDALKEAQSKANQLIEQGS